From Meles meles chromosome 5, mMelMel3.1 paternal haplotype, whole genome shotgun sequence, one genomic window encodes:
- the PLG gene encoding plasminogen, with product MERKEVLLLLLLFLKSGRGDPLDDYVNTQGASVLSFTKKQLWAGSIQECAEKCEEETEFLCRSFQYHSKEQQCVIMAENSKSSAILRMRDVVLFEKKIYLSECKTGNGKTYRGTMSKTKDGVTCQKWSDSSPHKPNFTPQKYPTMGLEENYCRNPDNDEKGPWCYTTDPERRFDYCNIPECEEECMHCSGENYEGKISQTTSGLKCQAWNSQTPHAHGYIPSKFPNKNLKMNYCRNPDGEPRPWCFTMDPNKRWEFCDIPRCTTPPPSSGPTYQCLKGSGESYRGTVSVTVSGHTCQRWSEQTPHKHNRTPENFPCKNLVENYCRNPDGESAPWCYTTDSEVRWEHCRIPSCESPPLASEPSDAAVPPEQTPVVQECYHGNGQSYRGTSSTTITGKKCQPWSSMTPHRHEKTPQRFPDAGLTMNYCRNPDSDKSPWCYTTDPSVRWEFCNLKKCLDTEESDTNSPTVPQAPSGNDPSESDCMFGNGKGYRGKKATTVLGVPCQEWAAQEPHRHSIFTPESNPRAGLEKNYCRNPDGDVNGPWCYTTNPRKLFDYCDIPQCASGSFDCGKPQVEPKKCPGRVVGGCVANPHSWPWQISLRTRFGNHFCGGTLISPEWVLTAAHCLERSSRPASYKIMLGAHREFNPESDVQEIEASKLFLEPTRADIALIKLSSPAVITSKVIPACLPPANYVVADRTLCYITGWGETQGTFGAGLLKEAQLPVIENKVCNRYEYLNGRVKSTELCAGNLAGGTDSCQGDSGGPLVCFEKDKYILQGVTSWGLGCARPNKPGVYVRVSRFVTWIEGIMRNN from the exons GTCGCGGAGACCCCCTGGATGACTACGTGAACACGCAGGGGGCGTCTGTGCTCAGCTTCACGAAGAAGCAGCTGTGGGCAGGAAGCATCCAGGAATGTGCGGAGAAGTGTGAGGAGGAGACGGAGTTCCTTTGCAG GTCATTCCAATATCACAGCAAAGAGCAACAGTGTGTGATCATGGCTGAAAACAGCAAGTCGTCTGCAATCTTAAGGATGAGAGACGTGGTTTTATTCGAAAAGAAAA TCTATCTTTCAGAGTGCAAGACTGGAAATGGGAAGACCTACAGGGGGACGATGTCCAAAACGAAGGATGGCGTTACCTGTCAAAAATGGAGTGACAGTTCTCCACACAAACCTAA CTTCACACCCCAGAAGTACCCCAcgatggggctggaggagaacTACTGCAGGAACCCCGACAACGACGAGAAGGGGCCCTGGTGCTACACCACAGACCCAGAACGGAGGTTCGACTACTGCAACATTCCAGAGTGTGAAG AGGAGTGCATGCATTGCAGTGGGGAAAATTACGAGGGCAAGATTTCCCAGACCACATCTGGACTCAAGTGCCAAGCCTGGAACTCCCAAACGCCCCATGCTCATGGATATATTCCTTCCAA ATTTCCGAACAAGAACTTGAAGATGAATTATTGCCGCAACCCCGATGGGGAGCCCCGCCCGTGGTGTTTCACCATGGATCCCAACAAACGCTGGGAGTTCTGTGACATCCCGCGTTGCA CGACACCACCACCCTCCTCTGGCCCAACATATCAGTGTCTGAAGGGCAGCGGGGAGAGCTACCGGGGGACGGTGTCCGTCACTGTATCTGGACATACTTGTCAGCGCTGGAGTGAACAGACCCCTCACAAGCACAACAGGACCCCGGAAAACTTCCCTTGCAA GAATTTGGTTGAAAACTACTGTCGCAACCCTGATGGAGAATCAGCCCCATGGTGTTACACCACCGACAGTGAGGTGAGGTGGGAACACTGCAGGATTCCGTCCTGTGAGTCCCCTCCGTTAGCCTCAGAGCCTTCCGACGCCGCAG TACCACCTGAACAAACTCCTGTGGTCCAGGAGTGCTACCACGGTAATGGACAGAGTTACCGAGGCACATCATCCACTACTATCACAGGAAAGAAATGTCAGCCTTGGTCGTCTATGACACCGCACCGACATGAGAAGACCCCACAACGCTTCCCAGATGC CGGCTTGACCATGAACTACTGCAGAAATCCGGACAGTGACAAAAGCCCCTGGTGTTACACCACTGACCCATCTGTCCGCTGGGAGTTCTGTAACTTGAAAAAGTGCTTAGACACAGAAGAGAGTGACACCAACTCCCCGACGGTGCCCCAAGCTCCGAGTGGAAATGATCCTTCTGAGTCAG ACTGCATGTTTGGAAACGGCAAAGGGTACCGGGGCAAGAAGGCCACCACGGTTCTGGGCGTCCCCTGCCAGGAGTGGGCTGCCCAGGAGCCCCACAGACACAGTATTTTCACTCCGGAGTCAAACCCACGGGCAGGTCTGGAGAAAAAT tactGCCGTAATCCTGATGGGGATGTCAATGGTCCTTGGTGCTACACGACGAATCCGAGGAAACTTTTTGACTACTGTGATATCCCTCAGTGTG CATCTGGTTCATTCGATTGCGGGAAGCCCCAGGTGGAGCCGAAGAAATGTCCTGGAAGGGTTGTAGGTGGGTGCGTGGCCAACCCACATTCCTGGCCCTGGCAGATCAGCCTTAGAACAAG ATTTGGAAATCACTTCTGTGGAGGGACTTTAATATCCCCAGAGTGGGTGCTGACGGCTGCCCACTGCCTGGAGAG ATCCTCAAGGCCTGCCTCATACAAGATCATGCTGGGTGCCCACCGAGAATTCAATCCCGAATCAGACGTGCAGGAGATAGAGGCATCCAAGCTGTTCCTGGAGCCCACGCGTGCAGACATCGCCTTGATAAAGCTGAGCAG CCCCGCCGTCATCACCTCAAAGGTGATCCCAGCTTGTCTGCCACCCGCCAATTACGTGGTTGCCGACCGGACGTTGTGCTACATCACTGGCTGGGGAGAAACCCAAG GCACCTTTGGCGCGGGGCTCCTCAAGGAAGCCCAGCTGCCTGTGATTGAGAACAAAGTGTGCAATCGCTATGAGTATCTGAATGGAAGAGTCAAGTCGACAGAGCTCTGTGCTGGGAATCTGGCTGGAGGCACGGACAGTTGCCAG